Proteins encoded within one genomic window of Fibrobacterota bacterium:
- a CDS encoding TldD/PmbA family protein, whose translation MCEEARRQGADHFDCVAGESDSMGLELFEGKVKSTEISNSRGIGIRIFKDNRPGFAFTEKMSYEAIAQTVKDALAHTKLTDPVDIDLPQPRPLPDLDLKQYNPALEEVTLDQLKALGLELEAIARGADPRIDNVPYLGASRSSGMSIVRNSNGIDYHSRSNVVSAGIGVVAKQGEHKKMGVYSNGGRDFAFDPKFMAAKAVERATELLGAESVPSGSYPVVFSNRVAPSIMSMFGSPFFAEAVQKGQSRLAGKVGQAIAVPLLNIFSEPHIPGAPGSHLFDGEGVATSRLEVVKGGVLQTYLYNLESAKKAGVAPTGSGSRGYSGKAGTGFSNYIVPKGDKSLDELLSAHPKCLFVTKLEGGSGCSAISGEISIGAQGFWYEQGKRIRPVDKITLNSNFFELLMAIRGFSGEYSDSFSSVKVPDMLVESMHVSG comes from the coding sequence ATGTGCGAAGAGGCGCGCCGGCAGGGCGCCGATCATTTCGATTGCGTGGCGGGCGAATCGGACAGCATGGGCCTGGAGCTTTTCGAAGGCAAGGTCAAGAGCACGGAGATCTCCAATTCCCGCGGCATCGGCATCCGTATCTTCAAAGACAACCGTCCCGGCTTCGCCTTCACCGAGAAGATGTCCTATGAGGCCATCGCGCAGACCGTGAAGGACGCCTTGGCGCATACCAAGCTCACCGATCCGGTGGACATCGATCTGCCCCAGCCCCGGCCCCTGCCGGACCTCGATCTCAAGCAATACAATCCGGCCCTGGAAGAGGTCACCCTCGATCAGCTCAAGGCCCTGGGGCTGGAGCTGGAGGCCATCGCCCGCGGGGCGGATCCGCGCATCGACAACGTGCCTTACCTGGGGGCCAGCCGCTCATCGGGCATGTCCATCGTGCGCAATTCGAACGGCATCGACTACCATTCGCGCTCCAACGTGGTTTCGGCCGGCATCGGCGTGGTGGCCAAGCAGGGCGAGCATAAGAAGATGGGGGTGTATTCCAACGGGGGACGCGACTTCGCCTTCGACCCGAAGTTCATGGCCGCCAAGGCGGTGGAACGCGCGACGGAGCTCTTGGGCGCCGAATCGGTTCCTTCCGGAAGCTATCCGGTGGTGTTCAGCAATCGCGTGGCGCCCTCCATCATGTCGATGTTCGGTTCCCCCTTCTTCGCCGAGGCGGTGCAGAAGGGACAATCGCGTTTGGCGGGAAAGGTCGGCCAGGCCATCGCCGTTCCTTTGCTGAACATATTCAGCGAGCCGCATATCCCCGGCGCGCCCGGGTCGCATCTTTTCGACGGCGAAGGCGTGGCGACCTCGCGCTTGGAAGTGGTCAAGGGCGGCGTCCTGCAGACTTATCTCTACAACCTGGAGTCGGCCAAGAAGGCGGGCGTAGCGCCCACCGGCAGCGGCTCCCGGGGTTACTCCGGCAAGGCGGGTACGGGATTCTCGAACTACATCGTGCCCAAAGGGGACAAGTCCCTGGACGAACTCCTATCGGCCCACCCCAAGTGCCTGTTCGTGACCAAGCTGGAGGGCGGCTCGGGTTGTTCGGCCATCTCTGGGGAAATTTCCATCGGCGCCCAGGGCTTCTGGTACGAGCAAGGAAAACGCATCCGGCCCGTGGACAAGATCACCCTGAACTCCAACTTTTTCGAACTGCTCATGGCCATCCGCGGATTCTCCGGCGAGTATTCGGATTCCTTTTCTTCGGTGAAGGTTCCCGATATGCTGGTGGAGTCGATGCACGTCTCTGGGTGA
- a CDS encoding TldD/PmbA family protein → MDKNKAARLIQAGLDRKADFVELFEEETRNASVSFRDRKVESASAGTDYGLGIRLVYGTEILYAHTSNESEDHIVRLIDNLARSRGIIHPGTSEPTVKLVGMVFENQHKITKDPREIGQDRKLDLVKLADHIARGYSDKIIQVNARAGDVVSQVLICNSEGLWAEDTRTRSRFTVNVTAESGGEIFTASEAPGAMRGFEFFEGLDISHYSKLAAERAVLMLNAGYVKGGKMPVVMGNGFGGVIFHEACGHLLETEAVRRKATPFAGKVGELIAHPAVTAVDDGTLRNAWGSQNIDDEGNPVQKTVLIKDGRLQAYMSDRVGGKEVGAGITGSSRRESYQYAPVSRMRNTYIDKGNSTLAQMIASIDNGIYAKKMGGGSVNPATGEFNFAVEEAYKIENGRIGEPLRGATLIGKGPEILPLISMVGDDLELAAGMCGASSGSIPVMVGQPSIKVDNILVGGR, encoded by the coding sequence ATGGATAAGAACAAAGCGGCCCGCCTGATCCAGGCCGGCCTCGACCGCAAGGCGGACTTCGTGGAACTTTTCGAGGAAGAGACGCGTAACGCGTCCGTTTCCTTCCGCGATCGCAAGGTGGAATCGGCCTCGGCCGGCACCGACTACGGGCTGGGCATCCGCCTGGTTTACGGCACCGAGATCCTCTACGCCCACACCAGCAACGAGAGCGAAGATCATATCGTCCGGCTGATCGACAACCTCGCCCGCAGCCGCGGCATTATCCATCCCGGCACTTCCGAGCCGACGGTGAAGCTGGTGGGCATGGTGTTCGAGAACCAGCATAAGATCACCAAGGATCCCCGCGAGATCGGGCAGGACAGGAAGCTCGATCTCGTCAAGCTCGCCGACCACATCGCGCGCGGCTATTCGGACAAGATCATCCAGGTCAACGCCCGCGCCGGCGACGTGGTGAGCCAAGTGCTCATCTGCAATAGCGAGGGCCTGTGGGCGGAGGATACGCGCACCCGCAGCCGCTTCACCGTGAACGTGACCGCGGAGTCGGGGGGCGAGATCTTCACCGCAAGCGAAGCCCCCGGGGCCATGCGCGGATTCGAATTCTTCGAAGGCCTGGATATCTCCCATTATTCGAAGCTCGCCGCCGAACGCGCCGTGCTGATGCTGAACGCCGGCTACGTGAAGGGCGGCAAGATGCCGGTCGTCATGGGCAACGGCTTCGGCGGCGTGATTTTCCACGAAGCCTGCGGGCATTTGCTCGAGACCGAGGCGGTGCGGCGCAAGGCCACGCCCTTCGCGGGCAAGGTCGGAGAATTGATCGCCCATCCCGCGGTGACGGCCGTCGACGACGGCACCCTGCGCAACGCCTGGGGATCGCAGAACATCGATGATGAAGGCAATCCGGTGCAGAAGACCGTATTGATCAAGGACGGGCGCTTGCAGGCTTACATGAGCGACCGCGTGGGCGGCAAGGAAGTGGGGGCGGGCATCACCGGCAGCTCGCGCCGCGAGTCCTACCAGTACGCCCCCGTCTCGCGCATGCGCAACACTTATATAGACAAAGGGAACTCGACCCTGGCCCAGATGATCGCCAGCATCGACAACGGCATCTACGCCAAGAAGATGGGCGGCGGCTCGGTCAACCCGGCCACCGGCGAATTCAACTTCGCGGTGGAAGAAGCCTATAAGATCGAGAACGGCCGTATCGGCGAACCCCTGCGCGGGGCCACCTTGATCGGCAAGGGCCCGGAAATCCTACCGCTCATCTCCATGGTGGGCGACGATCTGGAATTGGCCGCCGGCATGTGCGGCGCATCCTCCGGCTCGATCCCGGTGATGGTGGGCCAGCCGAGCATCAAAGTCGACAACATCCTGGTGGGGGGAAGATGA
- a CDS encoding roadblock/LC7 domain-containing protein, whose translation MGDFVVYKEDIDRINKILSHLITESASSYVLLINKDGNLISQVGFNPNINVTSLAALAAGSFASTKAIATLIGETEFSVMFHQGEKENIHISLVDEDVIMVLIFDDRTNLGLVKMIAAQAKSKLGTVLLDVRKNGVAEMMPDLEPDRGQQVSDRIDSIFPGEG comes from the coding sequence ATGGGCGACTTCGTCGTGTACAAGGAAGACATCGATCGGATCAACAAGATCCTGTCGCATCTCATCACCGAATCCGCCTCGTCATACGTGCTCCTCATCAATAAGGACGGGAACCTGATCTCCCAGGTCGGCTTCAACCCGAACATCAACGTGACCAGCCTGGCCGCCCTGGCGGCCGGCAGCTTCGCTTCCACCAAGGCCATCGCCACGCTCATCGGCGAGACCGAATTCTCGGTCATGTTCCATCAAGGCGAAAAGGAGAACATCCACATCTCCCTGGTGGACGAGGACGTGATCATGGTGTTGATCTTCGACGATCGCACCAATCTGGGCCTGGTGAAGATGATCGCCGCCCAAGCCAAATCCAAGCTGGGGACGGTGCTGTTGGACGTCCGCAAGAACGGCGTGGCGGAGATGATGCCCGATCTCGAGCCCGACCGCGGGCAGCAGGTTTCGGATCGCATCGACTCGATCTTCCCCGGCGAGGGCTAG
- a CDS encoding roadblock/LC7 domain-containing protein, with translation MERINQIKGVKGSSIVSPDGIEIVSHFRTPVPSDFISALIVSVQQVASKIVANAHAGALMQTMIEASEGKFFVQVVELGYLVVLADSQANTGLIRVEIAQVSPLIK, from the coding sequence TTGGAACGGATAAATCAGATCAAAGGCGTCAAGGGCTCCAGCATCGTGAGCCCGGACGGGATCGAGATCGTGTCCCATTTCAGGACCCCCGTCCCATCGGACTTCATCAGCGCCCTGATCGTGTCGGTGCAGCAAGTGGCCAGCAAGATCGTCGCCAACGCCCATGCGGGGGCGCTTATGCAAACCATGATCGAGGCCAGCGAAGGGAAGTTCTTCGTGCAGGTGGTCGAACTCGGATACCTCGTCGTGTTGGCGGACAGCCAGGCCAACACCGGGCTGATCCGTGTCGAAATCGCCCAAGTGAGCCCCTTAATCAAGTAA
- a CDS encoding DUF4388 domain-containing protein, whose amino-acid sequence MILSGELKDFSLADVLQLLLQQRKTGQLLLSRGKEKAELSIVQGNLAGVRVNGEAPESKVKDILISTGRVTKGDMSDMEAIGRDMDRSLLDTLASKGHLLEEERKEWQQIITEDLVCELFGWLEGRYEFTAGQKGMPASPLNISTEFACMEGMRRIDEWPRLREALPDAKLVFRPTGRPYDGDPQGWDYLVLGLVDSRRSVSQIARQVPFGSFRLSECIVNLWHGGFIAPVKAASEEREAPLQVDPQSEKDRKTAMVLGVSILFLVFATSVRLFAIWMTGTAGPAGPGRQVSGDYEYEITRSLARDNVETFLIDFAAHADSLPATLAPLRERGALGGREFDGSGGMPYYRRTGGFTFILK is encoded by the coding sequence ATGATCCTCTCGGGCGAACTGAAGGACTTCTCCCTGGCGGACGTGCTGCAATTGCTGCTGCAGCAGCGCAAGACCGGCCAACTGCTCCTCTCCCGCGGCAAGGAAAAGGCCGAGCTGTCCATCGTCCAAGGGAACCTGGCGGGCGTGCGGGTGAACGGGGAAGCCCCCGAAAGCAAGGTGAAGGACATCCTCATCTCGACCGGCCGCGTTACCAAGGGCGATATGTCGGACATGGAGGCCATTGGCCGGGACATGGATCGCTCCCTCTTGGATACCTTGGCCTCCAAGGGCCATCTCCTGGAGGAGGAGCGTAAGGAGTGGCAGCAGATCATCACCGAGGACCTGGTATGCGAGCTGTTCGGCTGGTTGGAAGGCCGCTACGAGTTCACGGCCGGCCAAAAGGGGATGCCGGCCTCCCCTCTCAACATTTCCACCGAGTTCGCCTGCATGGAGGGCATGCGCCGTATCGACGAATGGCCGCGCCTGCGCGAGGCGTTGCCGGACGCCAAGCTGGTGTTCCGGCCCACCGGCCGACCTTATGACGGGGATCCACAAGGCTGGGATTACCTGGTGCTGGGCCTGGTGGATTCCCGGCGCAGCGTCTCGCAAATCGCGCGTCAAGTGCCTTTCGGGTCTTTCCGGCTTTCGGAATGCATCGTAAATTTATGGCACGGCGGGTTCATCGCCCCGGTGAAGGCGGCGAGCGAGGAACGCGAGGCTCCCCTCCAGGTCGATCCGCAGTCCGAAAAGGATCGCAAGACGGCCATGGTGCTGGGGGTCTCCATACTTTTCCTGGTGTTCGCGACCTCCGTGCGGTTGTTCGCCATCTGGATGACGGGGACCGCGGGACCGGCGGGTCCCGGACGGCAGGTTTCGGGCGATTACGAATACGAGATCACCCGCTCGCTGGCGCGGGACAACGTGGAGACTTTCTTGATCGATTTCGCAGCGCACGCCGACAGCCTTCCCGCCACCTTGGCGCCTCTGCGGGAACGGGGAGCGCTGGGCGGCCGGGAGTTCGACGGATCCGGGGGCATGCCCTATTATCGCCGCACGGGCGGCTTCACCTTCATCCTCAAATGA
- a CDS encoding sigma-54-dependent Fis family transcriptional regulator, with protein MKPPVLIVDDEKSLCGLLEVFFEKKGYAPFSVHDAAAAKARLECPEPLVAMVDLSLGGESGLNVVKALVARWPRLPVIVMTAYGTVEKAVEAVKLGAFDFISKPFEMGFLSKVVEKAVAPRVLEEENRGLKDLIRRQGVELVGQSEPIRALRERIEAIASSESTVLVTGESGTGKEMVAKLIHQKSQRALKPFVPVNCSALSENLLESELFGHVKGSFTSAHIDKEGLFSVAEGGTVFLDEIGEMPLRTQVKLLRVLQEREITKVGGTVPEPIDVRILAATNVDLEDAVAQGRFREDLYYRLNVLRVHTPSLAERGDDSVILANHFLTRKAHGRKRFTASALEQIRSCAWPGNVRQLENAVERAIAFSTGEAIESLELDPKTPAASAALSASSAASDGGTELFAAGTATASAGIEPTLGDIERAYIFWVLTQHHWHKPTAAKILGLDISTLYRKIERYGLKAQF; from the coding sequence GTGAAACCCCCGGTCCTTATCGTCGACGACGAAAAGTCGTTGTGCGGGTTATTGGAAGTCTTTTTCGAGAAGAAGGGCTATGCGCCTTTTTCCGTCCATGACGCCGCCGCGGCCAAAGCCCGCCTGGAATGCCCCGAACCCCTCGTGGCCATGGTCGATCTTTCCCTGGGCGGCGAGTCGGGACTGAACGTGGTGAAGGCGCTCGTCGCCCGCTGGCCGCGACTACCGGTGATCGTCATGACCGCTTACGGCACCGTCGAAAAAGCGGTGGAGGCCGTGAAGCTGGGGGCCTTCGATTTTATCTCCAAGCCTTTCGAGATGGGCTTCCTGTCCAAGGTGGTGGAAAAGGCGGTGGCCCCGCGCGTGCTCGAGGAAGAGAACCGCGGGCTGAAGGATCTCATCCGCCGGCAAGGGGTGGAACTGGTCGGACAATCGGAACCGATACGGGCCTTGCGCGAACGCATCGAAGCCATCGCCTCTTCGGAAAGCACGGTGCTGGTCACGGGCGAGAGCGGCACCGGTAAGGAGATGGTGGCCAAGCTGATCCACCAGAAATCGCAGCGCGCGCTCAAACCCTTCGTGCCGGTGAACTGCTCGGCCCTTTCCGAGAACCTGCTCGAGTCGGAACTGTTCGGGCACGTTAAGGGCTCCTTCACCTCTGCGCATATCGACAAGGAAGGCCTTTTCTCGGTGGCCGAAGGGGGCACGGTTTTCCTGGACGAGATCGGGGAAATGCCTTTGCGGACCCAGGTGAAGCTGTTACGCGTTCTGCAGGAGCGCGAGATCACCAAGGTCGGCGGCACCGTTCCGGAACCCATCGACGTGCGAATCCTGGCGGCCACCAATGTCGATCTGGAGGACGCGGTCGCGCAGGGCCGCTTCCGCGAGGACCTTTATTATCGCCTGAACGTGCTCCGCGTGCATACGCCTTCGCTGGCCGAGCGCGGGGATGATTCGGTGATCCTGGCCAACCATTTCCTGACGCGCAAAGCGCATGGCCGCAAGCGTTTCACCGCGAGCGCGTTGGAGCAGATCCGCTCATGCGCCTGGCCGGGGAACGTCCGGCAATTGGAGAACGCCGTAGAGCGGGCCATCGCCTTCAGCACGGGCGAGGCCATCGAAAGCCTGGAGCTGGATCCCAAGACTCCGGCGGCCTCAGCCGCGCTTTCGGCTTCCTCTGCCGCCTCCGATGGCGGAACGGAACTCTTCGCGGCCGGAACCGCGACGGCATCGGCCGGAATCGAGCCCACCTTGGGGGACATCGAACGCGCCTACATCTTCTGGGTATTGACCCAGCATCATTGGCACAAGCCGACGGCGGCGAAAATCCTGGGGTTGGATATATCTACGCTTTATAGGAAAATCGAGAGATACGGGCTGAAGGCCCAGTTTTGA
- a CDS encoding 30S ribosomal protein S20, whose translation MPNHKSAIKRVITADKARLANRAVRSAIRTSLKKIRAAATKEALMAEVPVFFSMLDKAARRNKAGITKNTASNYKRKVHALVASKK comes from the coding sequence TTGCCGAATCATAAGTCCGCCATTAAGAGGGTTATCACCGCCGACAAGGCCCGCCTGGCCAACCGCGCCGTGCGGTCCGCCATCCGTACCAGCCTGAAGAAAATCCGCGCCGCGGCGACCAAAGAGGCCCTGATGGCCGAGGTTCCCGTCTTTTTCTCCATGCTGGACAAGGCCGCCCGCCGCAACAAGGCCGGTATCACGAAGAATACCGCCTCGAATTACAAGCGCAAGGTGCACGCGCTCGTCGCCTCGAAGAAATAG
- a CDS encoding site-2 protease family protein: protein MFENIPALLLRFFVLIVSLTFHEACHAWAAFRLGDDTAKRMGRLSLNPLVHLDPLGTLMILGAMPIGWAKPVPVDARNIRNPRTGMPLVAFAGPMSNLILAFFFCSLYSLFAERVLDSGWYAMLVLFIRINFSLAIFNLLPIAPLDGSKIVTAFMSDNWADRYEAAISRAGIFPLLLIVAFEALYPGPGIIGYWFHFWRPLVGPILDLFHVPAFLYPG from the coding sequence GTGTTCGAGAACATCCCGGCCCTGCTGCTCCGCTTCTTCGTCCTGATCGTCTCGCTGACCTTCCATGAAGCTTGCCATGCCTGGGCGGCCTTTCGCCTGGGCGACGATACCGCCAAGCGCATGGGGCGCTTGAGCCTCAATCCCCTGGTCCATCTCGATCCCCTGGGAACCCTCATGATCCTCGGGGCCATGCCTATCGGCTGGGCCAAACCCGTGCCGGTCGATGCCAGGAACATCCGCAATCCCCGCACGGGCATGCCCCTGGTGGCCTTCGCCGGGCCGATGTCCAACCTGATCCTGGCTTTCTTCTTCTGCTCCCTCTACTCCCTCTTCGCCGAACGCGTGCTGGATTCGGGCTGGTACGCGATGCTGGTCCTTTTCATCCGCATCAATTTCAGCCTGGCCATCTTCAACCTCTTGCCCATCGCCCCCCTCGACGGCTCCAAGATCGTCACCGCCTTCATGTCCGATAACTGGGCAGATCGATATGAAGCCGCCATATCCCGCGCAGGAATCTTCCCCCTGCTGCTGATTGTGGCGTTTGAGGCTTTGTATCCCGGACCCGGGATTATCGGCTACTGGTTCCATTTTTGGAGGCCCCTGGTTGGGCCGATTTTGGACCTATTCCACGTCCCCGCCTTTCTTTATCCGGGCTAA